Proteins encoded within one genomic window of Oryza brachyantha chromosome 7, ObraRS2, whole genome shotgun sequence:
- the LOC102703707 gene encoding protein FREE1 translates to MQTGGSGDYASSAPPAGHYYPQQYAPNPPYPPEAAAPPPIPSSYASAPPYSAGGYSDQPPSAPSYSQPPPQYAGYAPPPYNPSPAPFHPEPSPAPALFHPEPSPAPAPYYNYPPTAAQHAPTAEPNPPPLPYDAPYYGGYQPPTAGYADDDYLNEGAYAYSGGDGGSEPYGARGTAPTRSGAAMFDDYGRSIGLSSGGAEQRPTGGDGGSVAGSFGKIARAVPKADSQEDASGGPQKFRVKLLPEGAGSPTDVFCQIGLDGIRMLDPSTIRTLRIYPLDTLTKWDVLDSTVFAFWAKTPVDFEPKRIRLKSNSYTSSNLLDIVTAATVQFKEIGGDARVRGTVDSSKPVAQPNEKKKGFDWMFAKPVDEVKDHWVPDEAANKCHSCAADFNPFNRRHHCRNCGEIFCDKCSQGRTALTAEDNAPLVRVCDRCMAEVSQRLSIAQEAANRSATVQSHEDLARKLKDEMERNRRSSGSASGGASGTRMREVACPTCTVHLQVQVPSSGSETVECGVCQHAFLVSAN, encoded by the exons ATGCAgaccggcggcagcggagacTACGCCTCGTCGGCTCCCCCGGCGGGGCACTACTACCCGCAGCAGTACGCGCCGAATCCGCCGTACCCCCCGGAGGCCGCCGCCCCCCCGCCGATCCCGTCGAGCtacgcctccgcgccgccctaCTCGGCGGGAGGGTACTCCGATCAGCCGCCATCGGCCCCGTCGTACTCGCAGCCGCCGCCCCAGTACGCCGGgtacgcgccgccgccctacAACCCCAGCCCCGCGCCGTTCCATCCGGAGCCCTCGCCTGCGCCTGCGCTGTTCCATCCGGAGCCCtcgcctgcgcctgcgccgtACTACAACTACCCGCCGACGGCCGCCCAGCACGCTCCGACGGCGGAACCcaacccgccgccgctcccctaCGACGCCCCGTACTACGGAGGCTACCAGCCGCCTACCGCGGGGTACGCCGACGATGATTACCTGAACGAGGGGGCGTACGCCTatagcggcggcgacggaggctcCGAGCCGTACGGGGCGCGGGGCACGGCGCCGACGCGGTCTGGTGCAGCGATGTTTGATGACTACGGCCGATCGATTGGGCTCTCGTCGGGAGGGGCGGAGCAGCGGCccaccggtggcgatggcggcagTGTGGCTGGGAGCTTTGGGAAAATTGCGAGGGCTGTTCCAAAAGCGGATAGTCAGGAGGATGCCAGCGGTGGTCCGCAGAAGTTCCGGGTTAAATTGCTGCCTGAGGGTGCCGGGAGCCCTACCGATGTGTTTTGTCAG ATTGGTCTGGATGGAATTCGCATGCTTGATCCCAGCACAATCAGAACTCTAAGGATCTATCCCCTTGATACACTGACAAAATGGGAT GTTTTAGATTCAACTGTATTTGCATTCTGGGCAAAGACTCCAGTTGATTTTGAACCAAAGCGAATAAGGTTGAAGTCAAACAGCTACACCTCCAGTAATTTGCTTGACATTGTGACGGCAGCAACCGTGCAG TTTAAGGAGATAGGTGGAGATGCAAGAGTCAGAGGAACTGTAGACAGTAGCAAACCTGTTGCACAACCGAATGAGAAGAAGAAAGGTTTTGACTGGATGTTTGCAAAACCTGTTGATGAAGTCAAAGACCATTGG GTTCCAGATGAGGCTGCGAATAAGTGCCACTCATGTGCTGCTGATTTTAATCCTTTTAACCGCAGG CATCATTGTAGGAACTGTGgtgaaatattttgtgacaaaTGCAGTCAAGGAAGAACTGCTCTGACTGCTGAAGATAATGCTCCACTTGTCCGGGTTTGTGATAGATGCATG GCAGAAGTCTCTCAAAGGCTTAGCATAGCGCAGGAAGCCGCCAACAGGTCTGCCACTGTGCAAAGTCATGAAGATCTTGCAAGAAAACTTAAG GATGAAATGGAGAGAAATCGCAGGTCCTCGGGTTCTGCATCGGGAGGTGCATCAGGGACCAGAATGAGGGAAGTTGCATGTCCTACTTGCACTGTCCATCTTCAG GTTCAGGTTCCAAGTTCTGGCTCAGAAACAGTGGAATGTGGGGTATGCCAGCATGCTTTCCTTGTCAGCGCCAATTGA
- the LOC102712551 gene encoding adenylyl-sulfate kinase 3: MEAARPFHHPAASSSSSAAHHAARLAPPPPRHPRAAARWVSPDVVARGRSPPANLGLPPPPRPRPRRLRLRLPAPCTTAAAGQGPPRRAPRLVECAGGRPLEEERARVGLNLVDEDKVLQMSSTVPKASNIFWHDCAVGQADRQKLLKQKGCVVWITGLSGSGKSTLACALGRELHTRGNLAYVLDGDNLRHGLNKDLGFKAEDRAENIRRVGEVAKLFADAGLVCIASLISPYRRDRESCRALISEGSFIEVFLNMSLELCESRDPKGLYKLARAGKIKGFTGIDDPYEPPLNCEIEIKEVDGVCPSPSDMAGQVVTYLEEKGFLHE; this comes from the exons ATGGAGGCCGCCCGCCCGTTCCACCACcccgctgcctcctcctcctcctccgcggcgcATCACGCGGCCCGCctcgcgcctcctcctccacgacacccgcgcgccgccgcccgttgGGTGAGCCCTGATGTGGTCGCGCGGGGCCGGAGCCCTCCCGCAAATCTAGGGTTGCcccctccgccccgccctcgcccacgccgcctccgcctccgcctccccgcgccgtgTACAACCGCAGCGGCGGGCCAGGGACCTCCCCGCCGAGCCCCGCGTCTCGTCGAATGCGCCGGCGGCCGACCCCTtgaggaggagcgcgcgcgcgtgggGCTGAACCTAG tGGACGAGGACAAGGTTTTGCAAATGTCGTCCACTGTGCCGAAGGCATCCAATATCTTCTGGCATGATTGCGCAGTTGGCCAGGCTGATCGGCAGAAACTACTAAAGCAGAAAGGTTGTGTTGTCTGGATCACAGGACTTAGTGGTTCAG GTAAAAGTACCTTGGCATGCGCATTAGGTCGAGAGCTCCACACAAGAGGGAATCTTGCTTATGTTCTTGATGGTGATAATTTAAGACATGGTTTGAACAAGGATCTTGGATTTAAGGCTGAGGATCGTGCTGAAAATATACGCAGAGTTG GTGAGGTAGCAAAACTGTTTGCAGATGCAGGTTTAGTGTGCATTGCAAGTTTGATATCACCGTATAGGAGGGACCGTGAGTCTTGTCGTGCATTAATATCAGAGGGTAGCTTTATTGAA GTTTTCTTGAACATGTCCTTGGAATTGTGTGAGTCAAGGGATCCAAAAGGCCTTTATAAGCTTGCTCGTGCAGGAAAAATAAAGG GTTTTACTGGAATTGATGACCCTTATGAACCACCATTAAACTGTGAG ATTGAGATCAAAGAAGTGGATGGTGTATGCCCTTCACCTTCGGACATGGCAGGACAAGTAGTCACTTATCTAGAGGAGAAAGGCTTTCTGCACGAGTAG
- the LOC121055032 gene encoding uncharacterized protein LOC121055032, translating into MVFNVAWLAAAARVPAELCQGAPRPGRRRLRADEVLRALLLPPARELERLADWLFVFFCLPLPDYYVPGSGRGGLLVARAPSGALLYAGGRYQRSLLLSSPSSSSSSSSSMSSSDQYYYYSDD; encoded by the coding sequence aTGGTGTTCAACGTCGcgtggctggcggcggcggcgagggtgccgGCGGAGCTGTGCCAGGGCGCGCCgaggccggggaggcggcggctgcgcgcCGACGAGGTGCTGCGCGCGCTGCTCCTGCCGCCCGCGCGGGAGCTCGAGCGCCTCGCCGACTGGCTCTTCGTGTTCTTCTGCCTCCCGCTGCCGGACTACTACGTGCCGGgctccggccgcggcgggcTGCTCGTGGCGCGGGCGCCGTCGGGCGCGCTCCTCTACGCCGGCGGTAGGTACCAGAGGTCCCTCTTgctctcgtcgccgtcgtcgtcctcctcctcgtcttcgTCCATGTCCTCGTCGGATCAGTACTACTATTATTCTGACGATTAG
- the LOC102712273 gene encoding uncharacterized protein LOC102712273 — protein sequence MASLVQYQAAAATSSTAMACEEAEFMPQGLISCFGRSLSRASSGRHLEYCRDLSGGGGGGGEESRRMAQERSARAKLRWKAVAQEIIMARRSGGGGGGGGSRRRKPTAFSYDSKSYALNFDDQAGAE from the coding sequence ATGGCTAGCCTCGTGCAGtaccaggcggcggcggcgacgtcgtcgacggcgatggcgtgcGAGGAGGCCGAGTTCATGCCGCAGGGGCTGATCTCCTGCTTCGGGCGCTCGCTGTCGAGGGCGTCGTCGGGGCGGCACCTGGAGTACTGCAGGGatctgagcggcggcggcggcggcggcggcgaggagagccGGCGCATGGCGCAGGAGCGGTCGGCGAGGGCGAAGCTAAGGTGGAAGGCCGTGGCGCAGGAGATCATcatggcgaggaggagcggcggcggcggagggggagggggatcACGGAGGAGGAAGCCGACGGCGTTCAGCTACGACTCCAAGAGCTACGCGCTCAACTTCGACGACCAGGCCGGTGCCGAGTAA